The following is a genomic window from Corallincola holothuriorum.
TGTTCTGCCTAGTGAAATGACCCGAATAACTGCAGGAAAGTAAAAATTTAACCGTAAAAACAAAAAAAGAGCCTTATCGGCTCTTTTTTTAACTCGGTCGTAACACGTCTTAGCGACGCAGACCCAGTTTTTCGATCAACGCCAGGTAACGTTCGTTGCTCTTACGCTTCAAGTAATCCAGTAACTTACGACGCTGGCTTACTTTACGCAACAAACCTTGACGGCTGTGGTGATCGTGGATGTGTTCTTTGAAGTGACCCTGCAGCTGGTTGATATCGAAAGTCAGCAGAGCAACCTGAACTTCAGGTGAACCCGTATCGCCTTCGCCACGGCCAAATTCTGCAACCAGTCTTGCTTTTTCTTCAGTACTTAGTGACATCACTATTCTCCAATTTAATAACGTTCCCCCCAATCACTAATTCAGCGGGGAACTGAGGGCGCGTATTCTAACGACCCCCATGGCTGAACGCAAGGGCTCAGCAGTTAGGATTTTGAATTAATCGCTTAGGTGCCACTCGGCCGTCTTCATCGATCTGACCAAGGCCAACAAAACGCCGCTCTTCGCCAACAAAGACCCGTACCAAGCCATGAGCCGGGGCTTTGGGTACTTGTACCGGCTGACCATTAAGCAAATAGCCTGCAACTTCGGGTAGCAAGGAGACTTCCGGCAGATCAGCGACAGGGCTATCCGCAGCC
Proteins encoded in this region:
- the rpsO gene encoding 30S ribosomal protein S15; this encodes MSLSTEEKARLVAEFGRGEGDTGSPEVQVALLTFDINQLQGHFKEHIHDHHSRQGLLRKVSQRRKLLDYLKRKSNERYLALIEKLGLRR